One region of Candidatus Thorarchaeota archaeon genomic DNA includes:
- a CDS encoding succinylglutamate desuccinylase/aspartoacylase family protein encodes MIRPQVEAVDIDLKTGSTLGFYTYGEDRPNLLIVSGTTGRSATDVYASYLIMKHLESLDRVDGSVTIVPVANPLVFRLGAAVSPLDMRDLETVFPGDKRGTVTEKTARELWRHATQADAIVVLKTNWPSCISHTVALYKEYIHVRNLASQIALPLVVQSLGQQGSLSAEAAHEGIPAVDIELRGGRDQVDSQAAVEVREAILNYMRIRDMIPGERIESSPVFTGRMQQLNAESEGFFIPRMNVGEPVQADDVIGTVQDKGDLLSPHAGVVVMLSTLSYVFEGDVVARIAPPASEQKNHTEPVFERTPTVRRKW; translated from the coding sequence ATGATCAGACCTCAGGTAGAAGCCGTCGACATAGACCTCAAGACAGGAAGCACCCTGGGCTTCTACACATATGGTGAAGACCGACCGAATCTGCTGATTGTGTCAGGAACAACGGGCCGTTCAGCCACAGACGTCTATGCCAGCTATCTCATCATGAAGCATCTTGAGAGTCTTGACAGAGTAGACGGTTCTGTGACGATTGTACCCGTAGCAAATCCACTGGTCTTCAGACTGGGAGCAGCGGTCTCACCTCTGGACATGCGAGACCTGGAGACGGTCTTTCCGGGAGACAAGAGAGGCACGGTCACTGAGAAGACGGCGAGGGAACTCTGGCGCCATGCGACACAGGCAGACGCAATAGTCGTGTTGAAGACGAACTGGCCATCTTGTATCAGCCACACGGTCGCACTCTACAAGGAGTACATTCATGTCAGGAACCTGGCATCGCAAATCGCACTGCCATTGGTTGTCCAGAGCCTGGGTCAACAGGGATCGCTGTCGGCAGAGGCAGCTCATGAAGGCATACCCGCAGTGGACATCGAGCTTCGTGGGGGAAGGGACCAAGTGGACTCGCAGGCAGCGGTAGAGGTGCGCGAGGCGATTCTGAACTATATGCGCATAAGAGACATGATACCGGGTGAGAGAATCGAGTCGTCGCCAGTCTTCACCGGGCGAATGCAGCAGCTGAATGCAGAGAGTGAGGGGTTCTTCATACCGCGAATGAACGTCGGCGAACCTGTGCAGGCAGATGATGTGATAGGCACCGTTCAAGACAAGGGAGATTTACTCTCACCACACGCCGGCGTCGTAGTGATGCTTTCCACTCTGAGCTATGTGTTCGAAGGTGATGTCGTCGCGAGGATAGCACCGCCGGCGAGTGAACAGAAGAACCACACTGAACCAGTGTTTGAGCGAACACCGACGGTAAGGAGGAAGTGGTGA
- a CDS encoding isoprenylcysteine carboxylmethyltransferase family protein encodes MADLLLTVFGVLVFGLQHSGVSALRVKSRIIDRWGKSVYARLFNLTSVAALLFAFLLMDFWDWFYFISVPSSVNYILMLGGIALVVTGILLSAAASRVLSVSTVADMRTDRMPELVTTGVYSRMRHPLYLATIILLAALVLIYPFANVAAFSISLGVYVLIGAYLEERKLVLHYGQEYIDYRKQAGFMLPRLRRRD; translated from the coding sequence ATGGCAGATCTTCTTCTGACCGTCTTCGGAGTCCTCGTCTTCGGACTCCAGCACAGTGGGGTCTCCGCTCTCCGGGTCAAGAGTCGCATAATTGACAGATGGGGCAAGAGCGTCTACGCACGACTATTCAATCTGACCAGTGTGGCTGCTCTTCTCTTTGCATTCCTCCTGATGGACTTCTGGGACTGGTTCTATTTCATCTCTGTCCCGAGCAGCGTCAACTACATACTCATGCTGGGCGGGATTGCCCTTGTCGTCACTGGGATACTCCTATCCGCAGCAGCATCAAGAGTGCTCTCGGTGAGCACAGTGGCTGACATGCGTACCGACCGAATGCCAGAGCTAGTGACAACTGGAGTCTACTCGCGGATGCGCCATCCTCTGTACCTTGCCACAATCATACTGCTTGCAGCGCTTGTGCTGATCTATCCATTCGCCAATGTCGCAGCATTTTCGATTTCCCTAGGTGTGTATGTCCTGATTGGCGCCTATCTCGAAGAGCGAAAGCTTGTCCTTCACTATGGTCAGGAGTACATTGACTATCGGAAGCAGGCGGGCTTTATGTTACCAAGACTGAGGCGTCGTGACTAG